A stretch of Henckelia pumila isolate YLH828 chromosome 4, ASM3356847v2, whole genome shotgun sequence DNA encodes these proteins:
- the LOC140866200 gene encoding large ribosomal subunit protein eL24-like, with product MVLKTELCRFSGARIYPGKGIRFIRSDSQVFLFANSKCKRYFHNRLRPAKLNWTAVYRKQNKKDIAAEAVKKRRRTTKKPYSRSIVGATLEVIQKRRTEKPEVRDAAREAALREIKERIKKTKDEKKAKKAESTSKQKSTKSNVSRGAQPKGPKLGGGGGKR from the exons GACAGAACTTTGTCGTTTTAGTGGCGCCAGGATATACCCTGGAAAGGGTATTAGATTTATTCGCTCAGATTCGCAG GTTTTCCTCTTTGCTAATTCAAAATGTAAGAGGTATTTCCACAACCGTCTGAGGCCTGCAAAACTTAACTGGACTGCAGTGTACCGTAAACAAAACAAGAAG GACATAGCTGCTGAAGCTGTGAAGAAAAGGCGCAGAACCACCAAGAAACCTTACTCAAGGTCTATTGTTGGTGCCACATTGGAAGTTATCCAGAAGAGAAGAACAGAGAAGCCAGAAGTCCGTGATGCTGCACGTGAAGCTGCTTTACG CGAAATCAAAGAGAGAATCAAGAAAACCAAGGATGAGAAAAAGGCTAAAAAGGCAGAATCGACTTCGAAACAGAAGTCTACCAAGAGTAATGTCTCGAGAGGTGCTCAACCTAAGGGTCCGAAGCTCGGAGGCGGCGGCGGCAAGCGTTAG